One window of Parambassis ranga chromosome 3, fParRan2.1, whole genome shotgun sequence genomic DNA carries:
- the slc9a5 gene encoding sodium/hydrogen exchanger 5 has product MMLPLGLTLLLLTAAAADLPGTAAPLLRGPGLGGSPSAPLLLLPSRQPSAEYGAPGVALARSAAEEQASPAAEEEAAAGEHHGGGYRVVQWEWSYVQTPYIIAIWLLVASVAKILFHFSQRFTTVVPESCMLILLGLVLGGIVLIANKKQLYQLDPALFFLFLLPTIVGDAGYFMPARLFFDNLGAILTYAVVGTLWNAFCTGFCLYAAKLLGVIDERVQADLMDFLLFGALISAVDPVAVLAVFEEVHVNEMLFIIVFGESLLNDAVTVVLYKVYISFVEVGPENVQTADYFKGIASFLIVSIGGTLVGLVFAVILGFITRFTKKVRIIEPLFVFLLVYLAYLTAELFSLSAILSMTFCGIGANKYVEANISQKSRTTVKYTMKTLASIAETIIFIFLGISAVDKSKWAWDTGLVSCTLVFIFVFRAMGVIGQTWVLNRFRLIPLEKIDQVVMSYGGLRGAVAFALVVLLDGEQVKAKDYFVATTIVVVFFTVMFQGLTIKPLVKWLKVPRSTNRKPTINEEIHERAFDHILTAVEDIAGLQGYHHWRDKWEQFDKNYLSKLLLRKSVYRKSELWEAYQKINIRDAISVIDQGGNVLTSARLSLPSMASRASFPEVTNVTNYLRENGSGVCLDLQVIDNVPGAKVEEDMETHHVLAGNLYKPRRRYQSHYSRHFMPLGEQERQDREVFQRNMRSRMETFKSTRHKRHKKERSLKKRRGSDAKEEGGDKPRRNVSWQDKDPVVVPVESEEEKAEHSEAEKDEDVGITFVARKAETPKERPKSVPAALDGGQSPPAAHPSPTCGDSHLPWKGGVGSPPPCVSVEATKIIPVDLQQAWNQSISSLESMSSPPAPAEPVHPRVSALSRLGAPRPASYTPPGSVVGSTSSIGAQLSQGSFCFPEKTEKEEEEEEEGGVLQEMQPLMSSLRPPGSLPPPPPPPGPSSQRRRNPCVYLRSLVAAPPPGGGEPQSRGPTQL; this is encoded by the exons ATGATGCTGCCGCTCGGTctgacgctgctgctgctgaccgcTGCCGCCGCCGACCTGCCCGGGACGGCCGCTCCGCTGCTCCGGGGGCCGGGGCTCGGCGGCTCTCCCTCCGCTCCGCTGCTCCTCCTTCCCTCGCGGCAGCCTAGTGCGGAATACGGGGCCCCCGGCGTGGCTTTGGCCCGGTCCGCGGCAGAGGAGCAGGCCAGCCCcgcagcggaggaggaggcggcggcggGGGAGCATCACGGCGGCGGGTACCGGGTGGTCCAGTGGGAGTGGAGCTACGTCCAGACTCCATACATCATCGCCATCTGGCTACTGGTGGCCAGCGTGGCTAAGATcc TGTTCCATTTCTCTCAGCGGTTCACCACTGTGGTTCCTGAGAGCTGCATGCTGATCCTGCTGGGTCTGGTTCTGGGCGGCATTGTCCTCATAGCCAATAAGAAGCAGCTGTACCAGCTGGACCCcgccctctttttcctcttcctgctgccgACCATTGTGGGCGACGCCGGATACTTCATGCCGGCGCGTCTCTTCTTCGACAACCTGGGCGCCATCCTGACCTACGCTGTGGTCGGGACGCTGTGGAACGCCTTCTGCACCGGCTTCTGCCTGTACGCCGCCAAGCTGCTCGGGGTCATAG atgagcGCGTGCAGGCCGACCTGATGGACTTCCTGTTGTTCGGCGCACTGATCTCGGCCGTGGACCCTGTGGCGGTGCTGGCGGTCTTTGAGGAGGTTCATGTTAATGAAATGCTCTTCATCATTGTGTTCGGAGAGTCGCTGCTGAACGATGCCGTCACCGTg gtgttaTATAAAGTCTACATTTCCTTTGTGGAGGTCGGACCAGAAAACGTCCAGACGGCCGACTACTTCAAAGGAATCG cctccttCCTCATCGTCAGTATCGGGGGGACTCTGGTTGGTTTGGTCTTTGCCGTCATTCTCGGCTTCATCACTCGCTTCACAAAGAAGGTTCGGATCATTGAGCCGCTCTTCGTCTTCCTGCTGGTCTACCTGGCGTACCTGACAGCTGAGCTCTTCTCATTGTCGGCCATCTTATC GATGACCTTCTGTGGCATCGGAGCCAATAAGTACGTGGAGGCCAACATTTCCCAGAAGTCTCGGACCACAGTGAAATACACAATGAAGACCCTAGCCAGCATTGCAGAGACCATCATCTTCATTTTCCTGGGGATTtctgctgtggacaagtccaaATGGGCCTGGGACACAGGCCTGGTGTCCTGCACCCTCGTCTTCATCTTTGTCTTCAGAGCTATGG GTGTGATCGGTCAGACCTGGGTCCTGAACCGCTTCCGGCTGATTCCACTGGAGAAGATCGACCAGGTAGTGATGTCATACGGTGGTCTGCGGGGAGCAGTAGCATTTGCTTTGGTGGTGCTTCTGGATGGTGAGCAGGTCAAAGCGAAGGACTACTTTGTCGCCACGACGATTGTGGTCGTCTTCTTCACCGTCATGTTCCAG GGTCTGACCATCAAACCGCTGGTGAAGTGGCTCAAAGTCCCTCGATCCACCAACAGGAAGCCCACCATCAATGAGGAGATCCACGAGAGG gccTTTGACCACATCCTGACTGCAGTGGAGGACATTGCAGGACTGCAGGGGTATCACCACTGGAGGGACAA gtgggAGCAGTTTGATAAGAACTACCTGAGTAAGCTGCTGCTCAGGAAGTCTGTGTACAGGAAGAGCGAGCTGTGGGAGGCCTATCAGAAGATCAACATCAGGGACGCCATCAGTGTCATCGACCAG GGCGGCAACGTCCTGACGTCAGCCAGACTGTCTCTGCCCTCGATGGCCAGCAGAGCGTCCTTTCCTGAAGTCACCAATGTCACCAACTACCt gcgAGAGAATGGCAGCGGGGTGTGTCTGGACCTGCAGGTCATCGATAATGTCCCTGGAGCCAAagtggaggaggacatggagaCACACCACGTCCTCGCCGGAAACCTCTACAAACCCCGCAGACGG taccAGTCCCACTACAGCCGACACTTCATGCCTCTGGGGGAGCAGGAGCGTCAGGACCGCGAGGTGTTCCAGAGGAACATGAGGAGCCGCATGGAGACCTTCAAGTCCACCCGACACAAGCGGCACAAGAAGGAGCGCAGCCTGAAGAAG CGACGAGGATCTGACGCCAAAGAGGAGGGCGGTGACAAACCCAGGCGCAACGTCAGCTGGCAGGACAAAG atcCCGTGGTGGTTCCTGTGGAGTCGGAGGAGGAAAAGGCCGAGCACTCAGAAGCAGAGAAGGACGAAGATGTCGGCATCACCTTTGTTGCTCGCAAAGCCGAGACACCGAAAGAACGCCCCAAATCAG TCCCTGCAGCTCTTGATGGTGGACAGAGCCCCCCGGCCGCCCACCCCTCACCCACCTGTGGAGACAGCCATTTGCCATGGAAGGGCGGCGTAGGCTCTCCACCACCATGCGTGTCCGTGGAGGCCACAAAGATCATCCCGGTGGACCTTCAGCAGGCCTGGAACCAGAGCATCTCCTCCCTGGAGAGCATGTCGTCCCCCCCTGCCCCTGCTGAACCCGTCCATCCACGCGTCAGCGCCCTCTCCAGGCTGGGAGCGCCCCGCCCAGCATCTTACACGCCACCAGGCAGCGTGGTGGGCAGCACCTCCTCCATCGGAGCTCAGCTGTCCCAGGGCTCCTTCTGCTTtccagagaagacagagaaggaggaggaggaggaagaagaaggaggcgTGTTGCAGGAGATGCAACCTCTCATGTCATCTCTGAGGCCGCCCGGGTCCCTGCCACCTCCGCCGCCGCCTCCCGGCCCCAGctcccagaggaggaggaatccCTGTGTGTACCTGAGAAGCCTGGTGGCAGCACCCCCTCCTGGCGGCGGTGAGCCACAGAGCCGAGGACCCACCCAGCTGTAG